In Mytilus edulis chromosome 4, xbMytEdul2.2, whole genome shotgun sequence, the following proteins share a genomic window:
- the LOC139519672 gene encoding uncharacterized protein, with product MASAYQEQCCSICELQHITNKAEEWCPECDEYLCSTCKTHHKLQKATRSHNTVGVSDLKELPSFVSAIKLECDVHQENYEYFCPKHEIPICVVCAEEHTNCGQFTILRKLEGTKTSSGVVKLEKNIRDIQQNLEIFLQNRRLNLSNLKDQQASCRKKVKETRLKINRHLDKLEKTVINKLDNSYIKHKSEIEQIVNNLSAHKMKIDAIKNNIDNIKDHASEIQIFLSIQDIQKEIKEEGTQIVTIGQNELQDIELLFIPTLSCKSGIILESFGELKTNINPADINFVRQEDSEAQLSMRGANKKHIDQISITKKLGFTLPTILGEAKVEYCCTTDEGLFLLTDGGEKSRIIVLESDGALVCEIPLQHIPHDVIYFNKTLYVSSFSSKTLTSIDFESTEVKQIIKTGHNCDALALAGDKILLHLHNVEYKIYDQNLVEVGKIPIRMEFAPSLSYCDEKIYFAQWKDNTVYCHNMAGIMIWKFQNEDLRAPSGIAIDNYGNVFVSGAFSKNITVISPNGEHSRNILHLADVLDYPTAIHYNNSLMQLIVSSNTSNHILVYYAS from the coding sequence ATGGCATCTGCGTACCAGGAACAGTGTTGTAGTATATGTGAACTTCAGCATATAACAAATAAAGCAGAAGAGTGGTGCCCTGAATGTGACGAGTATCTATGTTCAACTTGTAAAACTCATCATAAACTACAGAAAGCAACGAGGAGTCACAACACTGTTGGCGTGTCTGATTTGAAAGAATTGCCTTCGTTTGTGTCTGCTATAAAACTGGAATGCGATGTACATCAGGAGAACTACGAATACTTTTGTCCTAAACATGAAATTCCTATTTGTGTTGTATGTGCAGAAGAACATACAAATTGCGGCCAATTTACTATTTTGCGAAAATTGGAAGGCACAAAAACATCATCAGGTGTGGTAAAGCTTGAGAAAAATATTAGAGACATACAGCAAAATTTAGAGATATTTTTACAAAATCGTCGGTTGAACCTTTCGAATCTTAAAGATCAGCAAGCGAGTTGCAGAAAAAAAGTCAAAGAAACAAGACTCAAAATTAACCGACATCTTGATAAGTTAGAGAAAACGGTCATTAACAAATTAGACAATTCGTATATCAAACACAAATCAGAGATCGAACAAATCGTCAACAATTTGAGTGCCCATAAAATGAAGATAGACGCAATCAAAAATAATATAGATAACATTAAGGACCATGCATCTGAAATCCAAATATTTCTTAGCATTCAAGATAtccaaaaagaaataaaagaggAAGGAACCCAAATTGTAACAATCGGCCAGAATGAATTACAAGATATAGAACTTTTATTTATTCCAACATTAAGCTGCAAATCTGGCATCATATTAGAATCGTTTGGAGAGTTGAAAACAAATATCAATCCGGCTGACATAAACTTCGTCAGGCAAGAAGATTCAGAAGCACAGCTTTCTATGCGAGGGGCAAATAAAAAGCATATTGATCAAATTTCGATTACGAAAAAACTTGGTTTTACACTACCGACTATCCTAGGCGAAGCAAAAGTTGAATACTGTTGTACTACAGACGAAGGACTATTTCTACTGACTGATGGAGGTGAAAAGAGTCGTATTATAGTGTTGGAGTCAGATGGTGCCTTGGTATGTGAAATCCCATTGCAACATATCCCACATGATGTAATTTATTTCAACAAGACCTTATATGTATCTAGCTTTTCTTCAAAAACACTGACAAGTATAGATTTCGAATCAACGGAGGTGAAACAGATAATTAAAACGGGTCATAATTGTGATGCATTAGCACTTGCTGGAGATAAAATTCTACTGCATTTGCATAATGTAGAGTACAAAATTTATGATCAGAATCTTGTCGAAGTTGGTAAAATACCAATTCGAATGGAATTTGCTCCGTCTCTTTCCTACTGTGATGAGAAAATATATTTCGCGCAATGGAAAGACAATACAGTGTACTGTCACAACATGGCTGGAATCATGATATGGAAATTTCAAAACGAAGACCTTCGTGCACCTAGTGGAATTGCGATAGACAACTATGGAAATGTCTTTGTTTCTGGTGCTTTTTCTAAAAACATAACAGTTATTTCCCCGAATGGCGAGCATAGCAGAAACATTTTACACTTAGCTGATGTTTTGGACTATCCAACAGCAATCCAttacaataactccttaatgcaACTGATTGTTTCTTCTAATACTAGTAATCACATATTAGTTTATTACGCATCATGA